A genomic stretch from Arachis stenosperma cultivar V10309 chromosome 3, arast.V10309.gnm1.PFL2, whole genome shotgun sequence includes:
- the LOC130966591 gene encoding uncharacterized protein LOC130966591: MNNNNNGINSENGTQGSMTLSTFLKVNLPKFKGTTNPTEADTWFQTMERALQAQLVPEEQCIEFATYLLTGEASHWWQGARRLLQQGDDPITWDAFQVEFYKKYFPNSARMAKELELLQLKQGAMSVSDYTDKFNELFTFSRMCQGAPGDFEELKCNKYEGGL, encoded by the coding sequence AtgaacaacaataataatgggaTAAATAGCGAAAACGGGACTCAAGGTTCGATGACATTGTCgactttcttaaaggttaacCTGCCAAAGTTCAAAGGAACAACCAATCCGACTGAAGCCGATACTTGGTTTCAGACTatggagcgagcactgcaagcgcaGCTGGTGCCTGAGGAGCAGTGCATCGAGTTTGCTACTTACCTGCTCACGGgagaagcatcgcattggtggcaggGGGCCCGACGACTCCTACAACAGGGTGATGACCCTATcacttgggatgccttccaGGTGGAATTCTACAAGAAGTACTTCCCAAATTCTGCCCGGATGGCAAAAGAACTTGAGCTATTGCAGCTGAAGCAGGGAGCTATGTCTGTATCTGATTACACAGACAAGTTTAACGAGCTGTTCACATTTTCTCGCATGTGTCAAGGAGCTCCGGGAGACTTCGAGGAGTTGAAATGCAAtaagtatgaaggagggctCTGA